gttggaaGGTCATcccatatgggttctggagagACCCATAGGCAGGGCCCAGCCCTAGACCTGAGTGCTCCACAGACAGGAAGCTGGGGTAGCCTTCAGTGTGGGCCACTGTCTTGGCAGCCCGCCGGGGAGTCCCCTCAGGCCGGGCCCTTGGGGCCTCCTCACCCCCTGTGCCCCCACCACCAGGCTGCAGGCTCAAAGTCCGCCGGGGCAGCACCATGTAGTCCCCCTCAGAGCCTGGCTCGCTTGGTCGTAGCCATGTAAGGTCCAACTGCCGCAGACCACCCTCCCCGCACATGTACACAGGGTTGGTctcttggggtggtggtggctcccCTAGACCTGGTGAAGCTGCCATGGGCACTAGGATGTTCCCAGGCAGTGGTGAGAAGCTGAGGCCACCCTCAGGACCCACAAGACAGGACTTGGGCTCCTCATCCTCATCCAGGGACAGGCGGGACAGAGTGCCAGTGATGGTGGACGGGTTGCAAGTGTTGACCTCCTTGAACAAAACTGGAGATAGAAGTGGGAGAGATAGATAAGCCCTAAGGAAGAGACCCTGGGATGCTGTTGCCCAGGTTTGGGTGGGTACTAAGCTTCTGAGCTTGGGCAATGAAGGAAACTGAGTTCTGGGGAGGTGGTTGGTACCCTTCTGTATACAAGAGGGACCAGGAAGACAAGTGGCTCATGGGCCCAAGGGATGGAGGTTGGCGAGCCAAGGCTGAGTTCCCATGAGTGCCCTGGTACATGGTCTAACTTCTACTCCACAGCCCCAAGGCTGTCAACAGGCCTTGCTCTACCCTGTACCCCAGGAAGCATATACCTTAGAGAAAGGTCTGGAAAGAGCTGCCACGGAAAGCCAttgaagagatggaagaatgTAGCAGCCAACATATGCCAAGGCCCCTACTGTAACCGTGATGTCCCCTCATTCATGTAGGCCCTAGGCCTTCTACCTGCCCCAGACAATGctatgttctcctttataagtgTGTGTACAGCCGAGACTTAGAGAGGGGAGATTTTTGCCCAGAGGCAAGTGGTAATTGGCCATCCCAGATGTAAATCTAACCTGCCCCTGGCTAATATCAAAGCAGGACATTGGCAGCCTGGTCCCCATCAGGGCTGCTATGACACAGTATGGGGCTCCTGTCATAGCCATGCCTAAGGCTTTGTGGCTCAACCCGACAGACTCACCTGTCTGACAAGCCAGGTCCACATCCTTTTCAAAGTCTGACTATAAgtcgagagggagagagagagcaggttgGCAGAGGGAAGAGAGCCGTGTCAGGATAGGGGAGGCTCAGGCACCTCCCCCCACCCAGCTCTTCAGTCCTCTATGAGGGTCCCCCAACAGAGCCTCAAACTGTAAGGAAGAAGCTGAATGAGGGAAACCTTTGCCCAGTGCCACCCTGTAGCCAACAGTGGAGTCTGAATTAAAACCAGGCTCCGTCTCCTTCCTGTCTCAGATGGGATGGGAAAGGGAAGGACCTTGTGTCAGGAGGGGtctacccaggcctcctcactcacCAGGATCTGCAGCTGCCCATTCTTGCACGAATCAGGGGAGTCTTCACTCTCATCGGCCCGACACACACCCATCTGGCACTTTACCACGTCCTGGACCTGGGAACGGGAAGGACCTGCTGGGTCTGTGACCTCCATAATACCTCCACCATAGTGGGCTGGGTGTCCCACCCTGGGTAACCAGAGTAGGAGTAGGAAGAGACAAGCATTGAGCCTGAAGGTGGTGCCAACTGGACTGGGATATTGGACAGGGGCTAAAGAAGGCCCAGGCCTTCAAGGCTGTCCAAAACAGACGTGCCCACACCAGGGGCCTGAAGCCCCCTGGTCACCCTGTACCACACAGTGGGGAGAAGCCAGAGTCCAGCACGGGGTGGGCAAGCAAGAAGAGCCGAGGCACCTCCCGGCGCAGGAAGCAGTGCACAGCAGTGATGACAAAGCCTTGTGCAGAGTTGAAAACGGCGAACAGCGCCTGGAAGAGGACCGAGCGGCGGTCTGTCATGGCCAGGACAGCAGACATCCAGGTAAGCGCCAGCAGAGGCAGTACCACGCAGGAGCTCCAGAGTGAGGCCCTGAGAGGGACAGCAGCAGAAAGTCTGTCAGAGTGACACTCTGCAGGACAGGGTGGCAGGAGCCTGGGCTCCTCAGCTTGGGGAATGGCAAAGCCCCAAACTCCAGGATCTTAGGAGTGTTTCCAAGCAGAGAGGAGGCAAGGAACTGGAGGAGAAACAGGACAAAGACAGAACTATAGGGCCAGAGCAGGGGCCATGAGAGGTAGGAGGGAAGGACACATAGACACAGTGGGACCCAGCAGAACAGAGGCAATACTAGGAAGCAGGGgtgaagaaagaagagacaggaggGAAGCGGGGCAGACAGAGGCAAACACGGGGAGCTTCAGGCCCAGCTTGCACAGAAGCATCTTGGAAGCTTTGGAAAAAGACCACTGGCCAGAACTACAATCCCAAAGACCCTAAGACAGTAggctggagagagaaggagaggaagaacaaagaaagatgacTGCCACAGTGAAAGGAGCGAGACAGACAGACCCCCAGACAGGAAGACTGAACAGGTAGAGCATGTGGAGGACACCACAGCACAAATCCTTGCAGAGAAGATGGGGTCCAGCCCTGCCAGGTTGAGGCCTGGAGGAACCTCTGGCTCCTGGTGGTTGCTCAGAACCCAGGGCAATAGGATCATAGCTGGGTCAGAACCAAGCCTATGTTTTCCTGGACTCCAtgcagagacaaaaggtagacaggCCATGCATGGCCAACAGACTGATCTCCATCCCCAACAATTGCTATAGCCCATGAGGAACAGGAGCTGGAAGCCCACTCTGCCCTACCCCCAGGACCCCAGTGGAGAGTCAGGCACAGCTCCAGACAGGGCAGGGTGGTAACCATTCTGCAGAGACAGccagaggctaaggcagaaagATGGGCAGGCAGGGGGCCAAGACCTATCCTGTGAAGAGAGGTTCATGGCTGTTGAGCCAGGCAAGGTGGGGGTGAAGGCACAGTGTCTCTGAAACCCTGGAGGAGGAGCCAAGAGCCAGAGAGGCTCTAATCACAGTAATAAGAGCTGCCATTGATTAACTAGCAATTCTCTGCCAGGCCCTCCACTGAACACTTTACATAGATTATTTCAAATTGTGATCAAAACAACTCCAACAAACAGGCCTGGGGACTAGTCTCCCAATTGACAGATGAGGGGACTGGAGTGTGCCCAGCTGGACAGGGAGAGGGGAGCTGGGACACAAATCCAGCTTGGTGGACAGACTCTGAGGCCTACACTTTGATCTGGTTCAGCAGACTGGGCACAGGGAGGTGGTGGTCCAGAGCAGAGGATGCTCACTGTTCCTTGAGTGTCATGGAGCCCTGCAATGATGGCACAGGTCCCCTGAGGCGTGTGACAAGGCTGTGCCCTCTCTCATTAAGGTGACTCAGGTGGACTTCCAGTCCTGGTAGGAGGTTTGGGCCTGCGGCCTTTCTACTCTTGCATATCTGGGGTCTTAAGATTCTTAGCTGCAAGGTTGGGGTGTCAATTGTCTTCCTCCATGACTCTGTCTCTGATTGtgaggttcaaggcctctggaaTGTAAGGCAGATTCTACAACACCAAAGAGTGTATTTCCGTCCTTCTCACACCCTCAAGTTTCTGGTTATTTATTCTAAGGTTCCACCACTTTAATCTGAAGGCTTTAATAGCTCAAAAATTCTAAGGGCCTAGGATTCTTAGGACCTTCAGGTTGGTGGTGAGAGGAGGAGTCTGCAGCTGTGCCTGTATGGATAATTAAGCCACAGCAAGGACAGGGACCAGAGGGAAGGGCGAGCAGGGCTCTGCAGCACCTTGTGGAGGGTGTCACTCCTATCGCCTTCAGCCACCTCAACCCTGAACTTCAGAGAGCATGTAGCAGTTAGGAGGGCGGGGGCAAGGCGAGCTCTCCAGGGCACTGGGCTGGTATCCCTCCCAATCCCCACCATGGGCACTGCCCTCCCATTCCTTAGCCCCTGCCCGCCCCCACCGCCCCCCCAGGGGGCACGACTAACATGGCATTCCTGGCCGAGGCTGAGCTGAGCAGGGGGCTGGGGACCGCTCCACACGATGAGCAGGGGAGGAGCAGGCTGGCCCAGGGGCACCGCTCCGACCTCGGGGGATGGCACAGACATGGGAGAAGGGGGAGACACATGGGAGGCCGGGAGATGGGGCAGAGTGAGCCCCgagaagggtgggaggggagggcagatgagagagagagagctgggttAGGGTGGGCGAGGGGCTAAAGCTGAGCACTCGAGTGCCCACCTTGCCTGCAACCCTTGATGCCCCAAGGTGGGGGAGCCTGGGTTGGCATGAGCAAGCCCTGAGTCTCCGAGGTGCACTCGGCTCCCCCTCCCTGCTCATTTCCCGGAAAGGCGGAGTTGCAGAGACCCTCCCCTTACCCGGCCCTCTGCTTCTTAGATTTGTCTGACACGCCATCTCGAGCCATGAGCTTGTTGAAGACGATGATCCCGATGAGCATGTTCACCTGGGGGCCCGGTGGAGCCAAGTGGGAAAGACAGGATCACCAGGTGCCCTGGGGCAAGGACACCCCCAGGGGGCAGCTGGAGGCCAGGGACAAGGCAGAAGGAAATGATGACCCCCTGGGGCCATATCCCTCCCTGGATGCTTGAAGGGGGCACGTACCAGGACAATGACTGCAGCTGGACCCACAAAGGCATAGAGCAGTCCACCCTCTAGGGAAAGCCAGCagctgggagaggagagaaaagaaacgATCAGACACCCAGCAAGCCCTTCTTCCCTTCATCTACCACCTCAGGCCCTAGGCGGCCACGCCCGCCCACATCTCCATCCAGCCAAGGAGAAACACAGCCGTGTCTTAATGAGCCTGTTTCCTCTCCCACAAAGATTTCCATCAGGCCCCCATAGAAATAAAAGTAAGCTGACCCCTGAGAGCAATGGTGCTTAGAACTGACCCAACCTAACGTGGCCTTTTACagccagggaaactgaggctcagagagaagaAAGTTTACCCAAAGATCTTCAATAACACAGGTCAAGGCCTCAGCCTGAGAAGACCTAATGTCCAGTCCAACTCCCCCAACAGACCCACaaacccctccacccccaccctcgcCACAGGAGGTACACGTACTAGCTGGATGTACCGTATCCTTTGGTGCGTGTAAAGCCAACAGACACAGCCACCACCAGGGCAGGCAGACCTGGGGAGTGCAGGGTCACAGGTGAAAAGGCTGCAGGTGCTGGGGGGGGACCCCTCCCTGTTACCCTCCGGCCCGGCTGCCCCCATCCCCAGAGAGCTGGACCAGTGTCCAGGTAGCACCTCCCTGACTTCCCCTGCCACTCCAGGCCCAGCAGCAGAGTCCAGCACCGGCCTTGCTCACCCCAGCCCAGGCAGAGGAAGCGCTTGCGAACCAGGCGGGTGCGCATCCGCCCGATGACAGCCAGATAGGATTGCCAGGCCTCTGTAAGCACCCAGCAAAAGGAGGACAGAAAGAAGAAGTGCAGGAAGGCAGCCGTCATGGTGCATACGCCCTGCGGGGAGAGGTAACAGGAGGGAGTGGCCCTGAGCAGTGGCCAGGGTGGGAGCTGCCAACTTCCCACACTGACTGCTGGGCCCAGGCGCTGCCTGGCCAGCCGCCTACCTGAGCCCCTCCCCCCAGAGCCCTGCCAGGCACCCCCGCCTTCCTGCACCCACACACAGCACGACACGGGCCTGGTGACATGCACACAGCACTAGGCATCCGGGGAGGCGGGCAGGCGGGCCACCCACGCACAGACAGGAGCACTTGCCACGTCATGGCCGAGCAAAACCCCACACCTGGCTCTCTTAGTGCTGGCACTGTACAGAGAAGGCCAAGGAGGGTAGGAGGGACAGTCAGCATGGAGCATCCGCAAGCAGATGGCAAAGGAGGACTCATAGACAAGAGGGGGGTCTAATGCCTCCCGCCCAACACACATGCACcaggcactcatgcacacacccacTGATGTATACAAACACTCATTACTGAGTACACACACACCAACGCCTTCAAGTATGCCTGCACACtacttcactctctctctctctctctttctctctctctcttctctctctctctctctctctctctctctctctctctctctctctctctctctccccaacttGGGACTGAATACATCCATATCCACCCCTCAGGCCATCCATACAAACATCTACCCTCAgggtgagagagatggctcaagtggttaagagccctggctgttcttccaaatgaccagggttcaattcccagcacccacatggcagctcacaactgtctgtaactccagttccaggggatctgacacccttgtacagacatacatggaggcaaaacaccaatgcacatgaaataaaaataatcataaaaaacCCCACCCTCACTTGCAGGCACTCTCTACCTTCACCCCTCCTTTGGTacccctccccacacaccccCAGGAGCCTGCACCTGCCTTGCTCAGCACCCGGGACTGGCCCACGAGGATCAAGATGTTGGAAGCCAGGATGGACAGGCAGAAGTTCAGCAAGATGATGGAACGTTCTGATTTTATAAACCTGACAGGGCAcagtgggcagaggcagaggcattggCTGCCTGCCTACCCTGGATCGCTGGCCACCTCCCATCCTGCTCAACATCCAACTTACCTCCAGAAGGCTGCATAGATGGCAAGCAGTGTGAGCAGGGCCATGCAGGACACTGCACAGCCGATCACCAGGGGAACCGAGGGAGCACCTGCCAGCTCCAGGGTCTGTGGGAGATGGGTTGCTGGGAGATGGGGTTGCTGGGAGAGGGCAGGGGTAGGGCACCCAGTCTCCCCGTCTGATGCAAGCAGGCATGCGCCTCACATGCAGAAGGGCACCGAAGTATTTACACTCAGTCACCCACACTCTTCCAGATACAAACCAAtgaacacacatgcccacatatgcacacatgctctcACTCACCCACCGCCATATACTCCTGTGCGGGCGTCATGACTATGAACAACACCAGGCCCCCTTCCTCATGCAATCCCACGAGTATATCTGTGCAGAGCCACATTTGGGGTCACCTAGATGCCTTGACCAGCCCAGGCACCTGTCCCCTACTCACCAGGTCCTTGGGTGGTTGAGCCAGAACAGCAAAGGTGGACAAATGCTGGCACTGGCAGCGGGTGTGGGCTGCCTGGGTCTCCAAGGTCTGGCAGCTCTCAGTGTTCCAGTCCCCTGAGCTGGCATCTCTTGGATGAGGGAGAAGTGGCATGAACCTAGGGCCCATGTCTGGAGCCCCAAACCCAGTGCTGACTACTGCCCAGACTGGTGAAGACCAGGGCAAGGCTACATTCATGAGATGACAGCAGAGAGCCCCAATATGTGCTCTTGACCCCTCAGAACAAGGATGGCACCAAGGAACCCTTTGGCCTTCTAGGTGGGAGACCATTTCTGATGATGAGAGGGTCTAGGCTTGCCCCAACTCACGCTCTCGAGTAGTCCCAGCTGGCACAGTGGGGATCGGTGGTGCCCTGGAGAGCAGAAGACGTGCAGTCTAGGGTGAGTAGGGCACTGGGACTGGCCGTCATCTAGCCTAACACAGCAGCTCCCACACAGGTCAGACCCAACATCCAGCACAGACCACCTCCCTGAGATAGGCCTCAGGCCCTATGTGGGCAGATATCTGGGTCCCCACCTGGTGCCTCACTCACATTGATGATATAGGAGAGCTCCACTGTGATGAGGGGCTCGGCTGGAGGCTGGGTGGGGGGACGCACAGTCACTGTCATCACCCGGGAGGTGACAGCAAGCGGAGGCCTAGGGGACAAGTAATGAGGTCAGCTCCTGCTAGCAGATGTCCAGACTTAGAAACTTTAACCTGTCATGGCTGGGGGCTGCCAGGGCCAAGGTCCAAGGGAGGGTACAGAACTTGGTAGGGCCCAGCACTTAGTTTGCAAAGTCCTGGACATCAGCACAGCCTCTGGGAACTgcataggtgttttgtttttctgtggatTTGTATATGCCTATGTGCGTGTGTGCAGgtgggtgtacatgtgtattcatgaagacaacctcaggtgttgttccttaGGTACTGTCCATCTTTCCTGCTTAAGACAGGCTCTTTCACTGGCCTACAACTTTCAaagcaggctaggctggctggcctgcaagtcccagggatctacctctttctgccttcccagcaccGCAAGTGCATTGCCAACATGCCAGGCCGTTTTACATAGGTCAGCAGTTCTCAAcgtgtgggtcatgaccccccaaagaccatgaaaaaaacagatatttacattcataACAGCAAatttagttatgaagtagtaacggAAAATCATTTTATagtggggggggtcaccacaacacgaggaactgcattaaagggttgcagcattagaaaggttgagaaccactgtccgaGGTCCTGATGCTTGCACGGCACTTTAACCTAGGCTCTCTTTCCAACCTTGGGTGACCATGTCCACAGCCAGGCATGGGGTCCCTCCAGGTGCGTGGGTGCAGGTGGACTCACCTGGGGGGTGGCAGGATGAGGCCGAGGGTGCGGTACAGCACAGCACCAATCACAAAATAGGAGGACTCATCTGGGTCAGCTGGGAGAAGGCGCTGGTGGGCGTGGCCTGGGCCAGGGGGCACCGTTCCTGGGCCCCTCCCCCTGCCCGGGCTGCCTGCTGTAGCTGCCCCAGGTGTGGCTGGCTTCCCTGGGGAGGACAGGCTGAGCACCTCCTTGGGTAGGAAGAGGCGATCCTCCGAGTGCCGCACCCAGTCCTTCATGCCCCTGCGGCCGCGCATGGGAAATGTGATGTCACTGGACACTGCTGAGATGGGCTCTCTCTGAATGCTGATCACTGCAGTGGAGGGAGGGTGGGCAGGGCACACCAAAGGCAGATGGGTAGACAGAGGAGGGGGGCATCCGGGGGAAGAGACAGACAAGAGGGCAACACACACCAGGGAAGACACACGGAAATTAGAACCAACACAGACGTGAGGTACACGGCCAGAGAGAATGGAGCGGAGGGGAGGAAGACGCAGAAAGACAGGAGCGTGGGATCACATGGAGGGAAAACAAGCCTGGTAAATAAAGGAGCAAAGCAAAAGTGCCCATCAATACCACCCCTCACCCAGGGAAGTACGGTCCTATGGTAACCGGTACCCGCCCCCCTCCCCGGCCTGCGGCCTTGTACCCAGATTGTCCGTGACGATAAGAGAACTCTGGAACGCCTTGAGGGCATCGCCCACCAGGTGAATGAAGTCTTCCACAACACGCAGCAGGTGCACAGAGCCAGGAGACACCTGGGAACAGAGAGGGCATGAGGGTCTGAGGCAGGGGTGGGTCAGGACAAGAGAAAGCTGGAGGCCTAGCCCCTCACCTGCTGAGCATCATCCCACTTGTCCTTATTCTCAGAATCCACCATAAAGCTCACCACCTGGAAGAAACGCTGGGGAAAGAGGGATGGGTCAGGAAGTGCGCCCCGCCTCGTGCCCCAGCAGACCCTGCCACTGTGGAGTAGTACCTGCACATCATCAGCGGAGGGGACATAGGTGGCCCTCTTGAAGGTGTCAGTGACATTCCTTAGAATGTCCACAGAGAAGAGCAGGTCCCCGCTATAGTAAGTGCGCCGTGCCAGCAGCTCCTGCAGGCTTCTTACCACCTGTGACATGCCCTCCCCTGCCAGCATGCGCTGGCCCTTAGCCAGGTGCTCCCGAAGCTGCAGACGACATACGTATGGCCCTGTCATTGGAGCATCAGAACCGGACACTGTCTCCTCCCATCTACCCACTAGGTGCATCCAGGAAGAGGGTATAGGAAATCAGAGAGACTCCCAGGAGACAGTCCGAGGAGGAGTCAGCAGTGATTTAGGAGGAACTCAGATGTGCAAATGTAGAATGATAAGCTTTTGGAGGGGTGGGGCTGAGTACCTGTCCCTAAGGGGCCTTGAAGATTCTGAAGCATCACACACAGGCTCTCTCAAACACGAGCTCTCAATGCAAACACACCACCGTTACCCAATTTGGTCAGAAACGTGTACCACAGGGCACATTTGCTGATACCATCCTTACTCCGTGCAAGTCCTGGGCTAGGAACTGGGGACATGAAGATAACCTCAACTCCATCCCTGCTTTCAAAGAGCTCCCAGTGTAGCAGAGCACACTTAAtgcattctttgtttgttttggtttcttgagaaaCCAAATAGGATCTACCTATTTAACCCTGACAGTCCTGGAGCTtgttatgtaaaccaggctggtctcaactcagaggtccacctgcctctgcctctccagtacagggttaaaggcatgtgccaccatgcccagcttcaatGCATTCTTAATTCTTCGTGTCTAAGAAGCTCAGGATGGGAAATTGTGGGTCGGAACCCAGAGGTATGTACCAGGGATAGAGAAAGATACCTGAGAGGCCCTGACATATAAGTAGGAGTTTGccagacaaagagaaacacagcATATACCAAGGTATAGAGGAATGAACGAGCCTTAAGCTCATGCCACCCCCTACCAGGACTTGGGACACATCGTTTGGCTTCCCAACACAACCGAGCACACTCACTGACAGGTACAGGTAGCGGTATTCATGGGAGATGCAACGAGCAAAGCTGGGCAGTCCCCAGTATGCCACGCCCTGTGCACTGAGGAGACAGCGGCGGCTAGCAGACCctgcagagagagaagacagggatGGGCATTAAGGCTGAGCTCTCACCTACCCCCTGCACATCTCAGGATGCAGACCCAGAGGTGGGCAGCAGGGACGGCGGGGCAAGGATCTGCAGGGGCAGCTGTCCACCCTTACCCGAGGCGTTGGGGGGACACTTGTTGTAAATGATCTCGCCGGCCGCCGCCTTTTTCCACGTCATCAGCATCACGTACTCATCTCTACACATCTCGTGGAAGGCTACGGGGAAAGCACAGGGAGTGGGGCTCAGCTGGGCTCACAAACAGGACCCCAGCCCCAGGGCTGAATAAGCCATACCTGGACATCTCTTCTCACTGCAGGGCTTCACCTCCTCTCCTGTGCCCTCACAGGGGTAGCCCTGTGTGCCGGAAGCCTGGCACATGCGGAAGCGGCGCTGCCAACCCGTGTCACACGTCTTGGAGCACAGGCTCCATGCGTTCCACGGCCCCCACTTGCCATCAGTGGCTATGAGGAAAGGAAAGTCTGAGAGGCCATAGGGGCCTCCAAGGCCAGGGCTACCACCTGCTACCCTCACACCAAGGACTCACCGGGGCATTCGAGATTGCTGCAATCACGAGTGTCGGTCAGGGCACCTGTGCACGTGGCCCAGGCTGGACCAGCCACACTGCACTTCCGGCTGCGCTGCTGGGTTCCGTTGGCACAAGATGAAGAGCATGGGCCCCAGGGACCCCATTCTAGCCACTGGCCTTCCACTGCATGGGAGACACAAGCAGGGGTGGCCGTTGAGCAGAACCTGGCTGGTTAGTAGGGATACAGTTCCACGGGGAGATGGCAGAGCCTGATGGCCACTCAGAGTTGGGCCAAGTCAGACCATCTGAGCTGGGCATATGAAAGGGTCTGGAGTGAGAGAATGGTGACTGGGCCTCTTTCTGCCTGCCTGTCACCAGCTCCAGGAATACATGACACCTCTTCACAGCCTAAGGGCAAGCCTCAGAGGtgagtttttttgtgtgtgtgtgggttgtgatGGTTGATCTTTTCCTACACATAAGCCCAGCATTGTGTTCATGGTACCATGGACACCAAAGTGCTGTTTACAGCAAGGGCATCTGATGGCATGGAGGAATGGGCACTGGAAAGGAGGCCCTTGTGATGGGGTCACAGTGTGCCAACCCCAAGTCAGGGCTGGGTTTCACCACCCATTGGTTGCTAACAGATATGCTTCTCCAGTCTCCCCATGCGTGGTCAAAGTTATGGGAACCCCACCCTCCTCCCAGGGACGGGGCACTAGACCTGACTGCCTCCCCTAGGTCTCCCGATCCCCCCACCCGGCTGGGCAGCGCCTGCCTAGAAGCCCCTTGGCGCTACTGACCCGGGCAGGCGGCCATACTGCAGAGTTTAGTCTGCAGCTCGGGACCCTCGCAGGCCTTGCCGCCGTGCTGGGGGGGCACGCAGGTCCGCATCCGGCTCCGGGACCCCCGCCCGCAGCTGCGGGAGCACAGGCTCCAGGACCCCCACTCCTCCCACACGCCGTGCACTGCAAGGAAGCACGTGGCCGGTGGCTGGGCGGCACCTTGGCTCCGCCCACAGCCAGCGCCTGCCCATCCACCCACCAATCAGGAGTTCCGCAATTCTACGACCACTCCTTATTGGCTCCGCCCTGGATTCTGTTGCCAGGGACAGCCGGCTTAGGGTCCCAGGATAACCACCCTTTATGGGGATGTGGTCCCAAATCATACAGGGCAGATTCTGTGGACACCCCAATAGGGTGAGCAGGACCAGCCTGAGGAGCCAATTGCCTTCCTCTCCTGGGGGGGACAGGAAAACCCAGGAAAGGATCCAAGATccatccttctcttcccttcccacccccagaCCCAGAGCCTGAGTCCAACAGGGCAGGCCTGGGGCAACAGAAGTGCCCCCTCCCAGCCCCAATcgcatagacacacagacagacacgaACCTCTACATAGACACTGACGACACAACAAGCTCACAAGCGGGAACACAGCTTTGTCCCGGTGCTCCACAAGCCCCTGCTACACCCCCGAGAACCGAGAGCCTTCTCCAATGAAGCCCTACTCTAAATCCACTGCCAGCGCTTCACCCcggggaagcagagagcagaactgGTTGACACTGCCCTGTCACCAACTGACCCAGACAGACATGCATTTCCTCAGTACCTGCCTGAAGTACCTGCGCGTTCAACTGATTTCAACCTAATGGTCTATCAGAGGCCCCCAAGGGAGTGGAAGGGGAACCCGGAGCAAAGTGGGAACCATCAGGGAAGGCttcattttcaaaacagagtGGCATCTCTCTTAGATCTAAGGGCCGGCTGGATGCTTTAGccaagatgggggaggggcagggaaagaCTAAGCAAATGCAGAGAGCTAGGATGCTGCAAGAGGTGCTGGTGAGGTCAGGACTAAGGGAAAGTGGAGGAGGCAATGTGCAAAGAACAGTCTTGACTACCAAGATGGAGGCATCAGGGAAGCAGCACGCCAAAAGCAAACCCCAGATGTGGTCTGATACTTCCATAACCCCAGTGCTTCATGCCAGGTTGGCACTGTGCCTGGGTAAGGaatggggagtgtgtgtgtgtgtgtgtgtgtgtgtgtgtgtgtgtgtgtgtgagagagagagagaggggggggggcag
This DNA window, taken from Cricetulus griseus strain 17A/GY chromosome 2, alternate assembly CriGri-PICRH-1.0, whole genome shotgun sequence, encodes the following:
- the Adgrb2 gene encoding adhesion G protein-coupled receptor B2 isoform X4 codes for the protein MTPACPLLLSVILSLRLATAFDPAPSACSALASGVLYGAFSLQDLFPTIASGCSWTLENPDPTKYSLYLRFNRQEQVCAHFAPRLLPLDHYLVNFTCLRPGPEEAAAQAESEVGRPEEEEEAASGLELCGGSGPFTFLHFDKNFVQLCLSAEPSEAPRLLAPAALAFRFVEVLLINNNNSSQFTCGVLCRWSEECGRAAGRACGFAQPGCSCPGEAGASPATTTPPGPPAAHTLSNALVPGGPAPPAEADLHSGSSNDLFTTEMRYGEEPEEEPKVKTQWPRSADEPGLYMAQTVHGVWEEWGSWSLCSRSCGRGSRSRMRTCVPPQHGGKACEGPELQTKLCSMAACPVEGQWLEWGPWGPCSSSCANGTQQRSRKCSVAGPAWATCTGALTDTRDCSNLECPATDGKWGPWNAWSLCSKTCDTGWQRRFRMCQASGTQGYPCEGTGEEVKPCSEKRCPAFHEMCRDEYVMLMTWKKAAAGEIIYNKCPPNASGSASRRCLLSAQGVAYWGLPSFARCISHEYRYLYLSLREHLAKGQRMLAGEGMSQVVRSLQELLARRTYYSGDLLFSVDILRNVTDTFKRATYVPSADDVQRFFQVVSFMVDSENKDKWDDAQQVSPGSVHLLRVVEDFIHLVGDALKAFQSSLIVTDNLVISIQREPISAVSSDITFPMRGRRGMKDWVRHSEDRLFLPKEVLSLSSPGKPATPGAATAGSPGRGRGPGTVPPGPGHAHQRLLPADPDESSYFVIGAVLYRTLGLILPPPRPPLAVTSRVMTVTVRPPTQPPAEPLITVELSYIINGTTDPHCASWDYSRADASSGDWNTESCQTLETQAAHTRCQCQHLSTFAVLAQPPKDLTLELAGAPSVPLVIGCAVSCMALLTLLAIYAAFWRFIKSERSIILLNFCLSILASNILILVGQSRVLSKGVCTMTAAFLHFFFLSSFCWVLTEAWQSYLAVIGRMRTRLVRKRFLCLGWGLPALVVAVSVGFTRTKGYGTSSYCWLSLEGGLLYAFVGPAAVIVLVNMLIGIIVFNKLMARDGVSDKSKKQRAGASLWSSCVVLPLLALTWMSAVLAMTDRRSVLFQALFAVFNSAQGFVITAVHCFLRREVQDVVKCQMGVCRADESEDSPDSCKNGQLQILSDFEKDVDLACQTVLFKEVNTCNPSTITGTLSRLSLDEDEEPKSCLVGPEGGLSFSPLPGNILVPMAASPGLGEPPPPQETNPVYMCGEGGLRQLDLTWLRPSEPGSEGDYMVLPRRTLSLQPGGGGTGGEEAPRARPEGTPRRAAKTVAHTEGYPSFLSVEHSGLGLGPAYGSLQNPYGMTFQPPPPTPSARQVPEPGERSRTMPRTVPGSTMKLGSLERKKLRYSDLDFEKVMHTRKRHSELYHELNQKFHTFDRYRSQSSGKEKPSPGERPGLSQHRRHQSWSTFKSMTLGSLPPKPRERLALHRTAAWEPTEPPDGDFQTEV